The Setaria viridis chromosome 6, Setaria_viridis_v4.0, whole genome shotgun sequence genome contains a region encoding:
- the LOC117860227 gene encoding uncharacterized protein, whose amino-acid sequence MDLPGLLSVQSFDPARPTRPGPPGRDPSIQPARNLAPPPKSPWGRSGGCVKCVASGDEEEGGERREMLKFVSKVVVEYCPLDPRKAAAVELLAQCNGRKAKDSNPACSVELRRLPVPPQSTGTGPQPPRVLVTYLNGAEEAIVAAEGATAQGIRDQILARGRLIDTEQMFRDGGEKWPVVIPEEELGMSFPGIKPKKAEDKPQA is encoded by the exons ATGGACCTACCGGGCCTACTGTCGGTTCAGTCTTTCGACCCGGCCCGGCCTACGCGTCCTGGGCCTCCAGGGAGAGACCCAAGCATCCAACCAGCCCGAAATCTCGCGCCGCCACCAAAATCTCCGTGGGGGCGAAGCGGCGGCTGCGTCAAGTGCGTGGCGAGTGGCGAcgaggaagaaggcggcgaGAGGAGAGAGATGCTCAAGTTCGTTTccaaggtggtggtggagtaCTGCCCGCTGGACCCGCGgaaggccgcggcggtggagctccTGGCGCAGTGCAACGGCCGCAAGGCCAAGGACTCCAACCCGGCCTGCTCCgtcgagctccgccgcctccccgtccCGCCCCAGTCCACGGGCACCgggccgcagccgccgcgggtCCTCGTGACCTACCTCAACGGCGCCGAGGAGGCCATCGTCGCCGCGGAGGGCGCCACCGCGCAGGGCATCCGGGACCAGATCCTCGCCCGGGGCCGCCTCATCGACACCGAGCAGATGTTCCGCGACGGCGGGGAGAAGTGGCCTGTCGTTATCCCCGAGGAGGAGCTCGGGATGTCGTTCCCTGGCATCAAG CCAAAGAAAGCGGA
- the LOC117860221 gene encoding flavonoid 3'-monooxygenase CYP75B137: MDATATLPYAGLLLASLLYLAAVLRRRNGNLPPGPTGLPLVGSLPSLDPQLHAYFARLAGRYGPIFSIRLGSKLGVVVTSPSLAREVLRDQDLLFSSRDVPDAARSISYGGGQNIVWNPVGPTWRLLRRVCVREMLGPAGLDNVRALRDREFRATLRHLHAQAAAGAPVDVGAQMFLTTMNVITGTLWGGNIGDEAQRAAVGKEFRHLVAEITEMLGAPNVSDFFPALARFDLQGIRRKSDVLKERFNQMFAKIIEQRMKAEQAGGEPPAQDFLEYMLRLEKEGGDGKAAFTMTNVKALLMDMVVGGTETTSNTVEWAMAELMRRPPLLAKVREELDAVVGRDAVVEESHLPRLHYLNAVVKETLRLHPALPLMVPHCPDADATVAGYRVPAGSRVFVNVWAIMRDPEVWKDPEEFVPERFLPGGADGGEGRKLDFTGSDMGYLPFGSGRRICAGIAMADRMTAYSLAMLLQAFDWELPAGARLDLEEKFAIVMKKATPLVAVPTPRLSRPELYSA; the protein is encoded by the coding sequence ATGGACGCCACCGCCACGCTCCCCTACGCCGGGCTCCTCCTGGCCTCGCTCCTCTACCTCGCCGCCGTGCTTCGGCGCCGCAACGGCAACCTACCGCCGGGGCCTACGGGCCTGCCGCTCGTGGGCAGCCTGCCGTCGCTGGACCCGCAGCTGCACGCCTACTTCGCGCGCCTCGCGGGTCGCTACGGCCCCATCTTCTCCATCCGCCTGGGCTCCAAGCTGGGCGTCGTCGTCACCTCCCCGTCCCTCGCCCGCGAGGTGCTCCGCGACCAGGACCTCCTCTTCTCCAGCCGCGACGTCCCCGACGCGGCCCGCTCCATCTCCTACGGCGGCGGGCAGAACATCGTGTGGAACCCGGTCGGCCCcacgtggcgcctcctccgccgggtCTGCGTCCGGGAGATGCTCGGCCCCGCGGGGCTCGACAACGTGCGCGCGCTCCGGGACCGGGAGTTCCGCGCCACGCTCCGCCACCTCCACGCccaggcggccgccggcgcccccgtCGACGTCGGCGCGCAGATGTTCCTCACCACCATGAACGTCATCACCGGCACGCTGTGGGGAGGGAACATCGGCGACGAGGCCCAGCGCGCCGCGGTGGGGAAGGAGTtccgccacctcgtcgccgagATCACCGAGATGCTCGGCGCGCCCAACGTCTCCGACTTCTTCCCCGCGCTCGCGCGCTTCGACCTGCAGGGCAtccggaggaaatccgacgtgCTCAAGGAGCGCTTCAACCAGATGTTCGCCAAGATCATCGAGCAGAGGATGAAGGCCgagcaggccggcggcgagccccccGCGCAGGACTTCCTCGAGTACATGCTCAGGCTCGAGAAGGAAGGCGGCGACGGGAAGGCCGCCTTCACCATGACCAACGTCAAGGCGCTGCTCATGGACATGGTGGTCGGCGGCACGGAGACGACATCCAACACTGTGGAGTGGGCCATGGCGGAGCTGATGCGGAGGCCGCCGCTGCTGGCCAAGGTGCGGGAGGAGCTGGACGCCGTGGTGGGAAGGGACGCCGTCGTAGAGGAGTCCCACCTCCCGCGGCTGCACTACCTGAACGCCGTCGTCAAGGAGACGCTCCGGCTCCACCCGGCGCTGCCGCTGATGGTGCCGCACTgccccgacgccgacgccaccgTCGCCGGCTACCGCGTCCCCGCCGGGAGCCGCGTGTTCGTCAACGTCTGGGCCATCATGAGGGACCCCGAGGTGTGGAAGGACCCGGAGGAGTTCGTCCCGGAGCGCTTCCtgcccggcggcgccgacggcggcgaaggGCGGAAGCTGGACTTCACCGGCAGCGACATGGGCTACCTGCCGTTCGGGTCCGGGCGCAGGATCTGCGCGGGGATCGCCATGGCCGACCGGATGACGGCCTACTCGCTGGCGATGCTGCTGCAGGCCTTCGACTGGGAGCTGCCAGCCGGCGCGCGGCTGGACCTGGAGGAGAAGTTCGCGATCGTGATGAAGAAGGCGACGCCGCTGGTGGCCGTGCCGACGCCGAGGCTGTCCAGGCCTGAGCTCTACTCCGCCTAG